A window from Peromyscus eremicus chromosome 5, PerEre_H2_v1, whole genome shotgun sequence encodes these proteins:
- the C5H5orf24 gene encoding UPF0461 protein C5orf24 homolog, whose amino-acid sequence MMHPVAGSNPAFCGPGKPSCLSEDAMRAADQFDIYSSQQSKYGHTVGHKPMVCQRQDLLNETHLQPTSGRNIEIKDELKKKKNLNRSGKRGRPSGTTKSAGYRTSTGRPLGTTKAAGFKTSPGRPLGTTKAAGYKVSPGRPPGSIKALSRLADLGYGCGTAAFPYPMMHSRAVHGVQEPGGEVKPPSE is encoded by the coding sequence ATGATGCATCCTGTTGCCGGCAGTAATCCAGCGTTCTGTGGGCCTGGCaagccttcctgcctcagtgaaGATGCCATGAGAGCTGCTGACCAGTTCGATATATATTCCTCCCAACAAAGCAAATATGGCCACACAGTCGGCCACAAACCTATGGTTTGTCAAAGGCAAGACCTGTTAAATGAAACACACTTGCAGCCTACCAGTGGCAGAAACATAGAGATAAAAGatgaactaaagaaaaagaaaaacctcaatCGATCTGGTAAGCGTGGCCGGCCTTCGGGAACCACCAAGTCAGCAGGATACCGGACCAGCACAGGCAGACCCCTGGGAACTACCAAAGCAGCTGGATTTAAGACAAGTCCAGGCAGACCTTTGGGTACAACCAAAGCTGCAGGGTACAAGGTCAGCCCAGGGAGACCTCCAGGTAGCATTAAAGCTCTGTCCCGGCTTGCAGATCTTGGCTATGGCTGTGGTACTGCTGCCTTTCCTTACCCTATGATGCATAGCAGGGCGGTTCACGGGGTTCAGGAACCCGGCGGCGAAGTCAAGCCACCCAGTGAATGA